One genomic window of Comamonas antarctica includes the following:
- the trbJ gene encoding P-type conjugative transfer protein TrbJ has protein sequence MQAYFPRSLAARALLACTLGATAARSGGIPVFDGSNFVQNAKTASESAQQTMKQIKQYELQLKQYANMQQNTAAPAHEVWDQATQTMGRLRSTLDTLNQYRQLAGSIDAHLQQFKDVEGHRSTECFHTRCSASQWSQKMQEQGRRGAQAQKSANDALLRGLDQQHQAMQVDARQLERLQAGAKNASGQMQALGAANQFASHLALQLQQIRALLIAQQTAMAARQQVLADREALAEAAQEQALAPRMGMTPHPRNWLATKP, from the coding sequence ATGCAAGCCTATTTCCCGCGATCCCTGGCTGCCAGGGCGTTGCTGGCCTGCACCCTCGGGGCAACTGCCGCGCGGTCGGGCGGCATTCCGGTGTTCGATGGCAGCAACTTCGTGCAAAACGCCAAAACCGCTTCGGAGTCGGCGCAGCAGACGATGAAGCAGATCAAGCAGTATGAACTGCAGCTGAAGCAGTATGCGAACATGCAGCAGAACACGGCTGCGCCTGCGCACGAGGTGTGGGACCAGGCAACCCAGACCATGGGAAGGCTGCGATCCACGTTGGACACCTTGAACCAGTACCGGCAACTGGCTGGAAGCATCGATGCCCATCTGCAGCAGTTCAAGGACGTCGAAGGCCACCGCTCCACGGAGTGCTTCCACACGCGGTGCAGTGCGTCGCAGTGGTCGCAAAAGATGCAGGAGCAGGGACGGCGGGGCGCGCAGGCGCAGAAAAGCGCCAACGACGCCTTGCTGCGCGGTCTGGATCAGCAGCATCAGGCAATGCAGGTCGATGCCCGGCAGCTAGAGCGATTGCAGGCAGGCGCAAAGAACGCCAGCGGACAGATGCAGGCCTTGGGCGCCGCCAACCAGTTTGCCAGCCATCTGGCGTTGCAGTTGCAGCAGATCCGCGCGCTGTTGATTGCCCAGCAGACCGCCATGGCCGCACGCCAGCAGGTGCTGGCCGACCGCGAGGCCTTGGCCGAGGCCGCGCAGGAACAAGCGCTCGCGCCGCGCATGGGTATGACTCCCCATCCGCGCAATTGGCTCGCCACCAAACCCTGA
- a CDS encoding SDR family NAD(P)-dependent oxidoreductase produces MPLMPVRTPLPNRPVALVTGSTSGIGAAIARRLAGDGFALVLHSRSSAQAGQALAQELGAAVYIQADLAQDAERVRLVREATAAWGRLDVLVNNAGISQVIAHADLAAATPEIWQAMHEVNVIAPFRLVALAEPALRDAAHGGRPACVVNISSHAGVRPKGASIPYAASKAALNHMTRLLALSLAPAIRVNAVAPGLVDTPLTQSWVQAQQLWRERAPMGRAARPEDVAQAVALLLASDYLTGEILLSDGGLNLT; encoded by the coding sequence ATGCCATTGATGCCCGTTCGCACGCCACTTCCGAACCGCCCCGTGGCATTAGTCACCGGATCCACCTCCGGTATTGGTGCCGCCATCGCGCGCCGGCTCGCTGGCGATGGCTTTGCGCTGGTATTGCATTCGCGCAGCTCGGCGCAGGCTGGACAGGCACTCGCCCAGGAACTGGGCGCGGCGGTTTACATCCAGGCCGATCTGGCGCAAGACGCCGAGCGCGTCCGGCTGGTGCGCGAGGCCACGGCCGCATGGGGCCGGCTCGACGTGCTGGTCAACAACGCCGGTATCAGCCAGGTCATAGCGCATGCCGATCTGGCTGCGGCCACGCCTGAAATCTGGCAGGCCATGCATGAAGTCAACGTGATTGCGCCCTTTCGCCTGGTGGCGCTGGCCGAGCCGGCCTTGCGCGACGCGGCGCACGGCGGACGTCCGGCTTGCGTGGTGAACATCAGCTCGCATGCGGGCGTGCGTCCCAAGGGCGCTTCGATTCCCTATGCGGCCAGCAAAGCCGCGTTGAACCATATGACACGGCTGCTGGCGCTGTCGCTGGCGCCGGCCATCCGCGTCAACGCCGTGGCGCCCGGCCTCGTCGATACGCCGCTGACGCAGAGCTGGGTGCAGGCCCAGCAGCTATGGCGCGAGCGCGCGCCCATGGGCCGCGCAGCACGGCCCGAGGACGTTGCACAAGCCGTGGCATTGCTCTTGGCCTCGGACTATCTCACCGGCGAGATCCTGTTGTCCGACGGCGGCCTGAACCTGACCTGA
- a CDS encoding conjugal transfer protein TrbH, which yields MLRLVPCALLLACLAGCAAPGAHSLGNYSDAPAPVQQQLAAAAVKQLAVLYPPGHTRFALQQAVSDGFGQPLAADLRARGYALQEFKAGASESAGSAAAPPAADAGVPLGYLLDQAAGPGLYRISLRVGSQTLTRVYQAHDGQLAPAGAWLRKE from the coding sequence ATGTTGCGCCTCGTTCCCTGTGCATTGCTGCTGGCTTGCCTGGCTGGCTGCGCCGCCCCCGGCGCCCATTCGCTGGGCAACTACAGCGACGCGCCCGCGCCGGTGCAGCAGCAGCTGGCGGCCGCTGCGGTCAAGCAATTGGCCGTGCTTTATCCGCCCGGCCATACCCGCTTCGCCCTGCAGCAGGCCGTGTCGGATGGCTTTGGCCAGCCGCTGGCCGCCGATCTGCGTGCGCGCGGCTATGCCTTGCAGGAGTTCAAAGCCGGCGCCTCGGAGTCTGCAGGTAGCGCAGCAGCGCCGCCAGCGGCGGACGCGGGGGTGCCGCTGGGCTATCTGCTGGACCAGGCGGCGGGCCCGGGGCTGTACCGCATCAGCCTGCGGGTCGGCAGCCAGACCCTGACGCGCGTCTATCAGGCGCATGACGGCCAGCTCGCGCCGGCGGGTGCCTGGCTGCGCAAGGAGTGA
- a CDS encoding ParA family protein produces the protein MARAIQFKTSVATVLSGLDVSAKKLQELVGREKPAGQHHMKYTPADMRAARYRAAGLVPPTTGTLPLGSASLPPVIVTRMTKGGVGKTSVSVNVASSLAMMGFRVLVIDADPQASASNLLGVDTTGYETDIRHIGHFLRKAEKDPDAELPSAIKHIYEGGFLDLIPADITLAETDASLVAVMASHARAQLFLNRNSAFLSSAYDVIIVDTAPGTTPIGLAFSFAAKVSGKVLTIVEPEGSCLRALDSLASNLAEIQSVTGADVGMEVVINKYHPSLKHVRESMGFLYSKYGSMLNDSIIPQFSGFARQLNPNARETAPLVEVEPSSVGAAAIYDVAKSLIRRYRITMPGMPVGE, from the coding sequence ATGGCTAGAGCGATTCAATTCAAAACGTCTGTAGCGACAGTCCTGTCGGGTCTGGATGTTTCCGCAAAGAAATTGCAGGAGTTGGTGGGTCGCGAAAAGCCTGCAGGCCAGCACCACATGAAATACACCCCGGCGGACATGCGCGCCGCGCGCTATCGCGCCGCCGGTCTGGTTCCGCCCACCACCGGCACCTTGCCGCTGGGGTCCGCCAGTCTGCCGCCGGTGATCGTCACGCGTATGACCAAGGGCGGTGTGGGCAAGACCAGTGTGTCGGTCAATGTGGCCTCGTCACTTGCAATGATGGGTTTCCGGGTCCTGGTCATCGATGCTGATCCCCAGGCATCGGCATCCAACCTGCTGGGTGTTGATACAACTGGTTACGAAACCGATATCAGGCACATTGGCCATTTCCTGCGCAAGGCCGAGAAGGATCCCGATGCCGAATTGCCTTCGGCAATCAAGCATATCTATGAAGGCGGGTTTCTGGATCTCATTCCTGCCGACATTACGTTAGCTGAAACCGATGCCAGCCTAGTGGCGGTCATGGCCAGCCATGCACGGGCCCAGCTTTTTCTGAACCGCAACAGCGCGTTCCTGTCCAGCGCGTATGACGTGATCATCGTCGATACCGCGCCAGGTACCACACCGATCGGACTTGCATTTTCGTTTGCGGCCAAGGTGTCGGGCAAGGTGCTGACCATTGTCGAGCCGGAAGGCAGCTGCCTGCGGGCCCTGGATTCGTTGGCGTCGAACCTGGCCGAGATCCAGTCGGTGACCGGCGCCGATGTCGGCATGGAAGTGGTCATCAACAAATACCACCCGAGTCTCAAGCATGTGCGCGAAAGCATGGGTTTCCTGTATTCCAAGTACGGCTCGATGCTCAACGACTCGATCATTCCGCAATTTTCGGGGTTTGCACGCCAGCTCAACCCGAATGCCCGGGAGACCGCGCCGCTGGTCGAGGTCGAACCCAGTTCGGTCGGGGCCGCCGCGATCTATGACGTCGCCAAAAGCCTGATTCGCCGCTATCGCATCACCATGCCTGGCATGCCGGTTGGAGAGTGA
- a CDS encoding conjugal transfer protein TrbN, with protein sequence MDATALDDLPAQLQERVVCSITAAMQYRLPANILLAVAEKEGGRPGQWVKNRNGTHDVGAMQFNTRYLAELQRYGITAGDVAAPGCYPFELAAWRLSQHIRNDSGDLWTRVANYHSRTPGYNAVYRSDLMRRAARWADWLEARFVTREAGRTPAQVPRDTRPLQVSER encoded by the coding sequence ATGGACGCGACCGCGCTGGACGATCTGCCCGCGCAACTGCAGGAGCGTGTGGTCTGTTCGATCACGGCAGCGATGCAATACCGGTTGCCCGCGAACATCTTGCTGGCCGTGGCCGAGAAAGAGGGCGGAAGGCCGGGCCAATGGGTAAAAAACCGCAACGGCACGCACGATGTCGGCGCCATGCAATTCAATACCCGCTATCTCGCGGAACTACAGCGCTACGGCATCACGGCTGGCGATGTGGCCGCGCCGGGCTGCTATCCGTTCGAGCTTGCGGCTTGGCGGTTGAGCCAGCATATTCGCAACGACAGCGGCGACCTCTGGACCCGTGTGGCCAACTACCATTCGCGCACGCCTGGCTACAACGCGGTGTACCGCAGCGACCTGATGCGCCGCGCGGCGCGCTGGGCCGACTGGCTGGAAGCACGCTTTGTGACGCGCGAGGCAGGCCGGACCCCAGCGCAGGTGCCGAGGGATACGCGGCCGCTGCAGGTCAGCGAGCGCTGA
- a CDS encoding sensor domain-containing diguanylate cyclase, translated as MVSAKEFSDDPQVYQALLESTRAIPWKIDWASMKFAYIGPQIEPLLGWSRDSWRSVEDWAQRMHPEDRERVVNFCVTQSQAGADHEADYRALTRDNGYVWIRDVVHVVRDEHGVVEALIGFMFDISERKKTEERLLTLQSELEALSFKDGLTNIANRRRFNASLDQEWETARSQAQPLSLLMIDIDYFKQFNDLYGHLRGDQCLVEVAHTLSLALDGPRDLVARFGGEEFVILLPGADPDQAFKVAERCQRRIHKLATIHALSPHGQQLTVSIGVGTLVPGAHSQSAQFTDAVDKQLYAAKKNGRNRIERLPVGS; from the coding sequence ATGGTGAGTGCCAAAGAGTTCAGCGACGACCCCCAGGTCTATCAGGCGCTGTTGGAGTCAACCCGGGCCATTCCCTGGAAGATCGATTGGGCCAGCATGAAGTTCGCTTACATCGGCCCCCAGATCGAGCCGCTGCTGGGCTGGAGCCGCGACAGCTGGCGCAGCGTCGAGGATTGGGCGCAGCGCATGCACCCCGAAGACCGCGAACGCGTGGTGAATTTCTGCGTGACGCAATCCCAGGCCGGTGCCGACCACGAGGCCGACTACCGCGCGCTGACGCGGGACAATGGCTATGTCTGGATCCGCGATGTGGTGCATGTGGTGCGCGATGAGCACGGTGTGGTCGAGGCGCTGATCGGTTTCATGTTCGACATCAGCGAGCGCAAGAAAACCGAGGAACGCTTGCTGACGCTGCAAAGCGAGCTCGAGGCGCTGTCGTTCAAGGACGGTCTGACCAATATCGCCAACCGCCGACGTTTCAATGCCAGCCTCGACCAGGAATGGGAGACTGCCCGCAGCCAGGCCCAGCCACTGTCGCTGTTGATGATCGACATCGATTACTTCAAGCAGTTCAACGACCTGTACGGGCATTTGCGCGGCGACCAGTGCCTGGTGGAAGTGGCGCACACGCTGAGCCTCGCGCTCGACGGTCCGCGCGACCTGGTGGCGCGCTTTGGCGGCGAGGAGTTCGTGATCCTGCTGCCCGGCGCCGATCCCGACCAGGCGTTCAAGGTGGCCGAGCGCTGCCAGCGGCGCATTCATAAGCTGGCTACCATCCACGCGCTTTCGCCGCACGGCCAGCAACTCACGGTCAGCATCGGTGTAGGCACGCTGGTGCCCGGCGCGCATTCGCAATCCGCGCAGTTCACGGATGCGGTCGACAAGCAGCTGTATGCGGCCAAGAAAAATGGCCGCAATCGCATTGAACGCCTGCCGGTGGGCTCCTGA
- the trbG gene encoding P-type conjugative transfer protein TrbG, producing MDKLLTALLLGALAAPGHAAGAGEQRLNELYFPGASPQLTAQEKAAIAIANKWRNPDAKGLQPVAGSDGAVRFLFGAQQPSIVCAVLQVCDIELQAGEQVNSIHLGDAARWTVEPAVTGSGAAEVQHLVIKPMDVGLETSLIVSTDRRTYHLRLRSHRTAFMPRVGFTYPEEALAKWDVLKARAGQEQQQRTLASTGEYLGNLDFGYAIAGSARWKPVRVYNDGRKTIIEMPAAMQQTEAPALMVVRKDGGSFQADDTVMVNYRVQGDRYIVDAVFDKAVLVAGVGRSQDRVTITREK from the coding sequence ATGGACAAACTACTCACTGCACTGCTGCTGGGCGCGCTGGCCGCGCCCGGCCACGCGGCTGGCGCCGGCGAGCAGCGGCTCAACGAGCTGTACTTCCCGGGCGCCAGTCCGCAACTCACGGCCCAGGAAAAAGCCGCGATTGCCATTGCCAACAAATGGCGCAATCCCGATGCCAAGGGGCTGCAGCCCGTGGCCGGCAGCGACGGCGCGGTGCGCTTCCTGTTCGGCGCGCAGCAGCCCAGCATCGTCTGCGCGGTGCTGCAGGTCTGCGACATCGAACTGCAGGCCGGCGAGCAGGTCAACTCGATCCACCTCGGCGACGCCGCACGCTGGACGGTGGAGCCGGCCGTCACCGGCAGCGGCGCCGCCGAGGTCCAGCATCTGGTGATCAAGCCCATGGATGTGGGTCTCGAAACCTCGCTGATCGTCTCCACCGACCGGCGCACCTACCACCTGCGTCTGCGCTCGCACCGCACGGCCTTCATGCCGCGCGTCGGCTTCACCTACCCCGAGGAGGCGCTGGCAAAGTGGGATGTGCTCAAGGCGCGCGCCGGGCAGGAGCAGCAGCAGCGCACGCTGGCGTCCACTGGCGAGTACCTGGGCAACCTGGACTTCGGCTATGCCATCGCCGGTTCGGCGCGCTGGAAACCGGTGCGCGTGTACAACGACGGCCGCAAGACCATCATCGAGATGCCTGCCGCCATGCAGCAGACCGAGGCGCCGGCCCTGATGGTCGTGCGCAAGGACGGCGGGTCCTTTCAGGCCGACGACACGGTCATGGTGAACTACCGCGTGCAGGGCGACCGCTACATCGTGGATGCGGTTTTTGACAAGGCGGTGCTGGTCGCGGGCGTCGGCCGCAGCCAGGACCGCGTCACGATCACCCGGGAGAAATGA
- a CDS encoding DUF5710 domain-containing protein, protein MKQAQLQLDVPFAAKDQAKSLGARWDPQQRSWYVPQGVDIQRFQAWWPEALKAQAGAALQPPGKAAAAPSRKPAAARVRSDAAAIFTGPPEVAPDHSGKLPWED, encoded by the coding sequence ATGAAGCAAGCCCAACTCCAACTCGATGTTCCATTTGCGGCCAAGGACCAGGCCAAGAGTCTGGGTGCGCGCTGGGACCCCCAGCAGCGCAGCTGGTATGTGCCCCAGGGCGTGGATATCCAGCGCTTCCAGGCGTGGTGGCCCGAAGCGCTCAAGGCGCAAGCCGGCGCTGCGCTGCAGCCGCCCGGCAAAGCCGCTGCGGCCCCATCGCGCAAGCCGGCGGCAGCGCGCGTGCGGTCTGACGCGGCCGCGATTTTCACCGGTCCGCCCGAAGTCGCGCCGGACCATTCGGGCAAGCTGCCCTGGGAAGACTGA
- a CDS encoding TrbM/KikA/MpfK family conjugal transfer protein, whose translation MHRKHLAGAALVALAGLHQGAEAQEGLSSKAHLACEAVLCLSTGSPPGECANALRHYFSITHRRMSETLRRRASFLRLCPVGQQDASMSGLIRIQSQAAGKCDAEALNASQRRVTGLGENDFAIGNRLPAYCDAYFAHAYSDWAAVLPRYVGVPERGGFWVPAHDHAKAQGEYAARIVAEDAARNSSAGR comes from the coding sequence ATGCACAGAAAACATCTTGCCGGTGCGGCCCTGGTGGCCCTTGCCGGCTTGCACCAGGGCGCCGAGGCGCAAGAAGGGCTCAGCAGCAAGGCGCATCTTGCGTGCGAGGCAGTACTATGCCTGTCCACCGGTTCGCCACCTGGCGAATGCGCCAATGCGCTGCGCCACTATTTCAGCATCACGCATCGGCGGATGTCGGAAACCTTGCGACGGCGCGCAAGCTTCCTGCGCCTGTGTCCGGTCGGGCAGCAGGACGCTTCGATGTCCGGCCTGATCCGCATCCAGTCGCAAGCCGCGGGCAAATGCGATGCCGAAGCGCTCAACGCCAGCCAGCGCCGGGTGACCGGGCTGGGCGAGAACGATTTCGCCATTGGCAACCGCCTGCCGGCCTACTGCGATGCCTATTTCGCGCACGCCTACAGCGATTGGGCAGCTGTGTTGCCACGCTATGTCGGGGTGCCCGAGCGCGGCGGCTTCTGGGTGCCGGCGCATGACCATGCCAAGGCGCAGGGCGAATACGCGGCCCGGATCGTGGCCGAAGACGCGGCCCGAAACTCCAGCGCCGGCCGCTGA
- a CDS encoding VirB8/TrbF family protein, translated as MRIAHMMAGWRRPRTLAGAAPTGAVTAQSPAPAWAEVTDNPYLNARRSWNDHVGALVSSRQAWQLLGLMSLLIVLAAVGGLVYIGSQSKFVPYVVEVDKLGQPLAIAPARRADAADVRVVHAGVAAFVADLRLVTPDVALQRKAVFRVYSMLSPGDAATLKANEWLNGSDEASPFKRAARETVSTEMLSVLPQTPDTWQVDWMETTRDRQGVVRGAPQRMRALVTVYTVAATPQTTEEQVRNNPLGIYVRDFSWSKQL; from the coding sequence ATGCGCATTGCACACATGATGGCGGGCTGGAGGCGCCCGCGCACGCTGGCGGGTGCTGCGCCCACGGGCGCGGTCACGGCGCAATCGCCTGCGCCCGCCTGGGCGGAGGTCACCGACAACCCCTACCTGAATGCCCGACGCAGCTGGAACGACCATGTCGGCGCGCTGGTGTCATCGCGCCAGGCCTGGCAGCTGCTGGGCTTGATGTCGCTGCTCATCGTCCTGGCGGCGGTGGGTGGCCTGGTCTATATCGGCAGCCAGTCGAAATTCGTGCCCTATGTGGTCGAGGTCGACAAGCTGGGCCAGCCGCTGGCCATTGCGCCGGCCCGGCGTGCCGATGCCGCCGACGTGCGCGTAGTGCACGCGGGTGTGGCTGCGTTCGTGGCCGACCTGCGCCTGGTGACGCCCGACGTGGCGCTGCAGCGCAAGGCGGTGTTTCGCGTCTACTCGATGCTGTCGCCTGGCGATGCGGCCACGCTCAAGGCCAACGAATGGCTCAACGGCAGCGACGAGGCGAGCCCGTTCAAGCGCGCGGCCCGGGAGACCGTGAGCACCGAGATGCTCTCGGTGCTGCCCCAGACGCCCGATACCTGGCAGGTCGACTGGATGGAAACCACGCGCGACCGCCAGGGGGTGGTCCGGGGGGCGCCGCAGCGCATGCGCGCCCTGGTCACGGTCTACACGGTGGCGGCCACGCCGCAAACCACCGAAGAGCAGGTGCGCAACAACCCGCTGGGCATCTATGTCCGCGATTTTTCCTGGTCGAAACAGCTTTGA
- the trbL gene encoding P-type conjugative transfer protein TrbL, which produces MPDSSHSAPRALAQMPRMRGSAAGLALLLLAAPAAALDNKGVFDTVTDHFAAQAASWQSAMMSAATWLFWTLGTISLAWTAGMMVLRKADLGEFFAEFARFIVFFGFFLWLLRNGPAFARAILDSMRQLGAQASGLSSITPSSIVDLGFLIWEKAVSNMSVWKPMQSLVGILLSGGILLLLAIIAVNMLLLTVSGWILMYAGIFFLGFGGSRWTSDMAVNYYKSVLGVGAQLLAMVLMVGIGNQLLQEFYSRLGAGHNLNELVVMLVFCLALLMLTTRIPALVAGMVSGAGGAGDLGSFGSAAVKGATLGAASMVGAAFGSKASNTAKGDDSVQALVAALAQMAPPDPGAAGRAADTGGSGAAAGARGGDAELVFPEIDYGDDERRGSGDNDSSSTDKGDGGESELTFPEIDYGDDGIGRDSDSRSADGLDGDEGELVFPEIDYGDDAAVVYAEAGGRRSHVSGHHPGAGNSPSGNGADGSLGTGGGRSGEGASSAAGAAGMQGGELASVAAQGEGARPRGSSATQDGAGPSPQQPAPDVPGNPGATTHTHVATRANRPARGRALDEKQRAEEVRAFVERI; this is translated from the coding sequence ATGCCCGATTCATCCCATTCGGCGCCGAGGGCACTTGCGCAGATGCCCCGCATGCGCGGCAGTGCCGCCGGGCTCGCGCTGCTGTTGCTGGCAGCTCCGGCGGCAGCGTTGGACAACAAGGGGGTGTTCGACACCGTCACCGACCATTTCGCGGCGCAGGCCGCCAGCTGGCAAAGCGCGATGATGAGTGCCGCGACTTGGCTGTTCTGGACCCTGGGCACGATCTCGCTGGCTTGGACCGCCGGCATGATGGTGTTGCGCAAGGCGGACCTGGGCGAGTTCTTTGCCGAGTTCGCGCGTTTCATCGTGTTCTTCGGCTTCTTTCTCTGGCTGCTGAGAAATGGCCCGGCATTCGCGCGCGCCATCCTCGATTCGATGCGCCAGCTTGGCGCGCAGGCCTCGGGACTGTCCAGCATCACGCCGTCGAGCATTGTCGATCTCGGCTTCCTGATCTGGGAGAAGGCGGTGAGCAACATGTCAGTGTGGAAGCCGATGCAAAGCCTGGTGGGCATCCTCCTCAGCGGTGGCATCTTGCTATTGCTGGCGATCATTGCGGTCAACATGCTGCTGCTGACGGTGTCGGGGTGGATCCTGATGTACGCGGGCATTTTCTTTCTGGGCTTCGGTGGCAGCCGATGGACCAGCGACATGGCCGTCAACTACTACAAGAGCGTGCTGGGGGTCGGAGCACAGCTGTTGGCCATGGTGTTGATGGTGGGCATCGGCAACCAGCTGCTGCAAGAGTTCTACAGTCGCCTCGGCGCGGGCCATAACCTCAACGAACTGGTCGTCATGCTGGTGTTCTGCCTCGCGCTGCTGATGCTGACAACGCGCATTCCGGCGTTGGTGGCGGGGATGGTGAGTGGCGCTGGGGGGGCAGGCGACCTGGGGAGTTTTGGCTCGGCCGCGGTCAAGGGCGCCACCCTGGGCGCCGCCAGCATGGTGGGTGCCGCCTTTGGCTCCAAAGCCTCCAATACGGCCAAAGGCGACGACAGTGTCCAGGCCTTGGTCGCGGCCCTGGCCCAGATGGCACCGCCGGATCCGGGCGCGGCAGGCCGGGCTGCGGACACTGGCGGCAGCGGCGCTGCAGCCGGGGCGAGGGGCGGCGATGCCGAACTCGTGTTTCCCGAGATCGACTACGGCGATGACGAGCGTCGCGGCAGTGGCGACAACGACAGCAGCAGTACGGACAAGGGCGATGGCGGGGAGAGCGAACTGACATTTCCCGAAATCGATTACGGCGATGACGGCATCGGTCGCGACAGCGACAGCCGCAGTGCGGACGGTCTCGACGGCGACGAGGGCGAACTGGTATTTCCCGAGATCGACTACGGGGATGACGCGGCCGTCGTGTACGCAGAAGCGGGCGGCCGCCGCAGCCACGTCAGTGGCCATCACCCTGGCGCCGGCAACAGCCCAAGCGGCAACGGTGCTGATGGAAGCCTTGGCACCGGCGGCGGCCGCAGTGGCGAAGGTGCTTCCTCGGCCGCGGGCGCCGCAGGCATGCAAGGCGGCGAGCTTGCCAGCGTTGCCGCGCAAGGCGAGGGGGCTCGCCCGCGCGGATCGAGCGCAACCCAGGACGGGGCCGGCCCGTCTCCGCAGCAGCCCGCGCCCGATGTGCCGGGCAACCCCGGTGCGACAACGCACACGCACGTCGCCACGCGCGCAAATCGTCCGGCGCGCGGTCGGGCCCTGGATGAAAAGCAGCGCGCCGAAGAGGTCAGGGCCTTTGTCGAACGCATCTGA
- a CDS encoding TrbI/VirB10 family protein, with the protein MAAIDPMSPLGSPADMARGGGVRRVNNLPLYIVMAAVAVFLLIMMLVAVNRAAAQRRPEPPGAEKAGNSSVFAQEIAGAQKDGIIPPEALALPAATPPLAIDIVRPDPLDVPPRPPGGNSAAMPGDEDAQRVHMLKLQQLEEAIKSKTSVRMMAARSAGSAPADGSASAAREETLARLAAVRQKVDAQAAANPTAAYRARLQQLKGAAAGFPAADDPGAGPLAVGPQASADYAQFQPSGTGGNRWQLDAQPEAPRGPYVLRAGFVLPAMLISGINSDLPGQIVAQVSQDVFDTATGRWKLIPQGARLVGQYASEVAHGQSRVLVAWQRIVFPDGKAMDIGAMPGADASGQAGFRDRSNNHYVRLFGSALLMSGVTAGFALSQRETAAPYGSAPTVTSALSEALGQQLGQVTAQMIAKNMGIAPTLEIRPGYRFNVIVTKDMTFPRPYQAFDY; encoded by the coding sequence ATGGCCGCGATCGACCCGATGTCGCCGCTTGGCTCGCCCGCCGACATGGCCCGGGGCGGCGGAGTGCGGCGTGTGAACAACCTGCCGCTGTATATCGTCATGGCCGCGGTGGCGGTGTTTTTGCTGATCATGATGCTGGTCGCGGTCAACCGTGCCGCGGCGCAGCGTCGCCCCGAGCCGCCAGGCGCGGAGAAAGCCGGCAACAGCAGCGTGTTTGCGCAGGAAATTGCCGGGGCGCAGAAAGACGGCATCATCCCGCCCGAGGCACTGGCGCTGCCGGCCGCGACGCCGCCGCTGGCCATCGATATCGTCCGCCCGGACCCGCTCGATGTGCCGCCGCGGCCACCGGGTGGCAATAGCGCTGCAATGCCTGGCGACGAGGATGCCCAGCGCGTGCACATGCTCAAGCTGCAGCAGCTCGAGGAAGCCATCAAGTCCAAGACCAGCGTGCGCATGATGGCCGCGCGCAGCGCCGGTTCCGCGCCGGCCGATGGCAGCGCCTCTGCCGCGCGCGAGGAAACCCTGGCCCGGCTGGCTGCGGTGCGCCAGAAGGTCGATGCGCAGGCTGCGGCCAATCCGACGGCAGCTTACCGGGCACGGCTGCAGCAACTGAAGGGTGCAGCCGCCGGCTTTCCCGCGGCAGACGATCCTGGCGCCGGCCCGCTGGCGGTGGGGCCGCAAGCAAGCGCAGATTACGCCCAGTTCCAGCCGAGCGGCACGGGCGGCAACCGCTGGCAGCTCGATGCGCAGCCCGAGGCGCCGCGTGGCCCGTACGTACTGCGCGCCGGGTTTGTGCTGCCGGCGATGCTGATCTCGGGCATCAACTCCGATCTTCCCGGCCAGATCGTCGCCCAGGTGAGCCAGGATGTATTCGATACCGCCACCGGCCGCTGGAAGCTGATTCCGCAGGGCGCGCGCCTGGTCGGTCAGTATGCCAGCGAGGTCGCGCATGGCCAGTCGCGCGTGCTCGTGGCCTGGCAGCGCATCGTTTTTCCCGATGGCAAAGCCATGGACATCGGGGCGATGCCCGGTGCCGATGCTTCGGGCCAGGCCGGCTTTCGTGACCGCAGCAACAACCACTATGTGCGCTTGTTCGGCTCGGCCTTGCTGATGTCGGGCGTCACGGCCGGCTTTGCCCTGAGCCAGCGCGAGACCGCCGCGCCCTATGGGAGTGCTCCGACGGTCACCAGCGCCCTGAGCGAGGCGCTCGGCCAGCAGCTGGGGCAGGTCACGGCCCAGATGATTGCCAAGAACATGGGCATTGCGCCGACGCTGGAGATCCGCCCCGGCTACCGCTTCAACGTCATCGTCACCAAAGACATGACGTTCCCCCGGCCCTACCAGGCCTTTGATTATTAG